From Paenibacillus sp. V4I7, one genomic window encodes:
- a CDS encoding isoprenyl transferase produces the protein MLKLIKKWLGINVKSVSSAIPAIELDKVPAHVAIIMDGNGRWAKQRGLPRVAGHHSGMKNVKKITMAANEIGVKVLTMYAFSTENWKRPKEEVEFLMKLPQEFFPLEIEELIENNVRIRMTGWKEGLPDYTLKAIEGAIERTKDNTGLILNFALNYGGRKEMIAGVQDMIRDVQNGKLQIEDLDEASFSSYMLTSDLPDPDLLIRTSGELRLSNFLLWQLAYSELWFTEAYWPEFTESLFMQAIAEYQRRGRRYGGI, from the coding sequence GTGCTCAAGCTAATTAAGAAATGGTTAGGAATCAATGTTAAGTCTGTTTCTTCAGCTATACCAGCTATCGAATTAGACAAAGTGCCAGCACATGTCGCTATCATTATGGACGGGAACGGTCGTTGGGCTAAGCAAAGAGGCTTGCCTCGCGTAGCAGGGCATCATTCCGGCATGAAAAATGTCAAGAAAATTACAATGGCTGCAAATGAGATCGGTGTTAAGGTGCTAACGATGTATGCTTTTTCAACGGAAAATTGGAAAAGACCGAAGGAAGAAGTTGAATTTTTGATGAAACTTCCTCAAGAATTTTTTCCTTTAGAAATTGAAGAGCTGATCGAAAACAATGTTCGTATCCGAATGACTGGTTGGAAAGAAGGCTTACCTGATTACACACTCAAAGCGATTGAGGGAGCTATCGAACGGACGAAAGATAATACAGGACTCATTCTGAACTTTGCCTTGAATTATGGTGGGCGTAAAGAAATGATTGCTGGTGTTCAGGATATGATTCGTGATGTTCAAAATGGCAAACTACAAATAGAAGATTTGGATGAGGCAAGTTTTTCTTCCTATATGTTAACTTCGGATTTACCAGATCCAGACTTGTTAATTCGAACAAGTGGTGAGCTCAGACTAAGCAATTTTCTACTTTGGCAATTAGCATATTCGGAGCTTTGGTTTACGGAGGCATACTGGCCGGAATTCACGGAATCATTATTTATGCAAGCAATTGCAGAATATCAGCGCCGCGGGAGAAGATACGGAGGTATCTAA
- the frr gene encoding ribosome recycling factor yields the protein MPQSVKKNAEDRMDKAIGALRRDLTSLRAGRATPSLLDRIQVEYYGAMTPVNQLANLTTPDSRTLLIQPWDKSSMTSIEKAIMKSDLGLTPSNDGLVIRIVIPALTEERRSDLVKMTKKFGEEAKIAIRNIRRDANDEIKKLEKAGISEDESRKHQEDIQKFTDKFVAEVEKVLAAKEKEIMEV from the coding sequence ATGCCACAATCAGTAAAAAAGAATGCAGAAGATCGGATGGATAAAGCAATTGGCGCATTGAGAAGAGACTTAACTTCTCTTCGTGCAGGCCGTGCTACGCCATCTTTATTAGATCGCATCCAAGTGGAATATTACGGAGCAATGACTCCTGTGAATCAACTTGCGAATTTAACAACACCTGATTCGCGTACTTTACTCATTCAGCCATGGGACAAAAGTTCGATGACATCGATTGAGAAAGCGATTATGAAGTCTGACTTAGGATTAACGCCATCTAATGACGGCTTGGTTATTCGAATTGTAATTCCAGCTTTAACAGAAGAGCGTCGTAGCGATCTTGTAAAAATGACGAAGAAATTTGGCGAAGAAGCAAAAATTGCTATTCGTAACATTCGTCGTGATGCCAACGATGAGATCAAAAAGTTAGAAAAAGCAGGGATATCCGAAGACGAGTCCCGCAAACATCAAGAAGATATCCAAAAGTTCACAGATAAATTCGTAGCTGAAGTTGAGAAAGTTTTGGCTGCTAAAGAAAAAGAAATCATGGAAGTATAA
- the pyrH gene encoding UMP kinase, with amino-acid sequence MGQPFYKRIVLKLSGEALAGQQGYGIDSEVITSIAQQVKDVVELNVEVAIVVGGGNIWRGIAGSEKGMDRATADYMGMLATVMNSLALQDALENLDVPTRVQSSITMQQVAEPYIRRRAMRHLEKGRVVIFAAGTGNPYFSTDTTAALRAAEIEAEVILMAKNKVDGVYSADPFKDPTAKKFETLTYMEVISNNLGVMDSTASSLCMDNNIPLVVFNITEKGNIKRVVLGEKIGTTVKGSV; translated from the coding sequence TTGGGTCAACCTTTTTATAAAAGAATAGTGCTAAAATTGAGCGGCGAAGCTTTGGCAGGACAGCAGGGTTATGGCATTGATTCGGAAGTCATTACTTCCATTGCCCAACAGGTAAAGGATGTTGTGGAGTTAAATGTAGAAGTCGCTATTGTAGTGGGCGGTGGAAACATTTGGCGTGGTATTGCAGGTAGTGAGAAGGGTATGGATCGTGCGACAGCCGATTACATGGGTATGCTTGCAACTGTCATGAATTCATTGGCTCTGCAGGATGCACTAGAGAATCTGGATGTGCCTACAAGAGTTCAATCATCCATTACTATGCAGCAAGTGGCTGAACCATACATCCGCAGAAGAGCAATGCGTCACCTTGAAAAGGGGAGAGTTGTTATTTTCGCGGCAGGTACAGGGAATCCATACTTCTCAACGGATACAACTGCAGCTTTAAGAGCAGCTGAAATTGAAGCAGAAGTTATTCTCATGGCCAAAAATAAAGTCGATGGCGTATACTCAGCAGATCCTTTCAAAGATCCAACAGCGAAGAAATTTGAGACGTTAACCTATATGGAAGTTATCAGTAACAATCTTGGTGTCATGGATTCCACCGCATCTTCCCTTTGTATGGATAACAACATCCCGTTAGTGGTGTTCAATATCACAGAAAAAGGGAATATCAAACGAGTGGTCCTTGGCGAGAAAATTGGGACTACAGTTAAAGGGAGTGTCTAA
- the tsf gene encoding translation elongation factor Ts, giving the protein MAVTAAQVKELREKTGAGMLDCKKALEEANGDITKAGELLREKGLSAAANKAGRIATEGAVESYIHAGGKVGVLVEINCETDFVGKTEQFRTFCRDIAMHIAAANPTYVRREEVPTEALEKEKEILRNQALNEGKPEKIIDKMVEGRIGKYYEEFCLMEQQFVKDPDKTIDQLLNEKISAIGENISIRRFVRFGLGEGLEKKQENFAEEVMSQVKL; this is encoded by the coding sequence ATGGCAGTTACAGCAGCACAAGTGAAAGAGTTACGTGAAAAAACAGGCGCAGGAATGTTGGATTGTAAGAAAGCGCTTGAAGAAGCAAACGGGGATATCACCAAAGCAGGCGAATTGCTTCGCGAGAAAGGTCTTTCTGCTGCAGCTAACAAAGCAGGCCGTATTGCTACTGAAGGCGCAGTAGAATCTTACATTCACGCTGGCGGTAAAGTAGGCGTACTTGTTGAGATCAACTGTGAAACTGACTTCGTTGGTAAAACAGAGCAATTCCGTACTTTCTGCAGAGATATCGCAATGCATATCGCAGCAGCTAACCCGACTTATGTACGTCGTGAAGAAGTGCCTACAGAAGCTTTGGAGAAAGAAAAAGAAATTCTTCGTAACCAAGCTTTGAATGAAGGCAAACCAGAGAAAATCATTGACAAAATGGTTGAAGGCCGTATCGGTAAATACTACGAAGAGTTCTGTTTGATGGAGCAACAATTCGTTAAAGATCCAGACAAAACAATCGACCAATTGTTGAATGAAAAAATTTCAGCAATCGGCGAGAACATCTCCATTCGTCGGTTTGTACGTTTTGGCCTTGGTGAAGGTCTTGAGAAAAAACAAGAGAACTTTGCGGAAGAAGTTATGTCCCAAGTTAAACTATAA
- the rpsB gene encoding 30S ribosomal protein S2 gives MAVISMKQLLEAGVHFGHQTRRWNPKMDKYIFTERNGIYIIDLQKTVKKVEEAYNFVKSVSEDNGTILFVGTKKQAQDSVAEEAERCGMYFINQRWLGGTLTNFQTIQKRIDRLKTLERWEEDGTFEVLPKKEVIILRKEKDRLEKFLGGIKNMKGLPSALFIIDPRKERIAVAEARKLGIPIVGIVDTNCDPDEIDYVIPGNDDAIRAVKLLTAKIADAVIEAHQGEQTTA, from the coding sequence ATGGCAGTTATCTCCATGAAACAGCTTTTAGAAGCTGGCGTACATTTCGGTCACCAAACACGTCGTTGGAACCCGAAAATGGACAAATACATCTTTACAGAAAGAAACGGTATTTACATTATCGATCTACAAAAAACGGTTAAAAAAGTTGAAGAAGCATACAACTTTGTTAAATCCGTTTCTGAAGATAATGGTACGATTCTTTTCGTAGGAACAAAAAAACAAGCACAAGATTCCGTTGCTGAAGAAGCAGAACGTTGCGGAATGTACTTCATCAACCAACGTTGGTTGGGTGGTACGCTAACAAACTTCCAAACGATTCAAAAGCGTATTGACCGTTTGAAAACTCTTGAAAGATGGGAAGAGGACGGTACTTTCGAAGTTCTTCCTAAGAAAGAAGTTATCATTCTCCGTAAAGAGAAAGATCGTCTTGAGAAATTCTTGGGCGGAATCAAGAACATGAAAGGTCTGCCTAGCGCACTTTTCATTATCGACCCACGCAAAGAGCGTATTGCTGTTGCGGAAGCTCGCAAATTGGGTATCCCAATCGTTGGTATCGTTGATACAAACTGCGATCCGGACGAAATTGATTACGTGATCCCAGGTAACGATGATGCGATTCGTGCCGTTAAGTTATTAACAGCAAAAATTGCTGATGCAGTTATCGAAGCACACCAAGGCGAGCAAACAACAGCTTAA
- a CDS encoding DUF342 domain-containing protein: MLERNMPLDFYISISISDDKLTAYLLINNADNDFQVTAGQLEELAQRNHIVHGLNRPLLAQIAANPKPFYHQKVAIAAGTKAIEGQSGYIKFIFDFDEDEKKPLELDDGRVNYKEVVSLHNVRKGQLIGQRFLATEGTPGRAVTGETLFTKAGKEARFKLGKNVVTDAEQMGLYSTIDGMVVRTDRDKINVFPVYEVNGNVDYNIGNIDFIGTVVIRGNVLPGFKIRAAGDIRVTGGVEAAELEAEGSIEISAGIVGQNKAHVKAGKNVKSSFIQDAIVEVSGELTVSQSIMHSTIRAGKAVNCNGSKGLIVGGTIQAGERVTARTIGNSMSTATVVEVGVLPELRNEMIDLRNQLKVYMENMDKTDKALTLLNQLAAAGQLSTDKVAMRIKLTHTKKQALEEQNTIKERIFEIEKSLEDSEKAKVEVLSTIYGGTKIVIGRYTKFVKDPTNRMTFRLSEGDISMSAYV; the protein is encoded by the coding sequence ATGCTTGAGAGGAACATGCCTTTGGATTTTTACATTAGTATTTCCATCTCGGATGACAAATTAACAGCTTATTTGTTAATTAACAATGCTGATAACGACTTTCAAGTAACAGCAGGACAATTGGAAGAGTTAGCTCAAAGGAATCACATCGTTCACGGTTTAAACCGACCTTTACTTGCTCAAATAGCTGCAAATCCGAAACCTTTTTATCATCAAAAAGTAGCGATTGCAGCGGGGACGAAGGCAATAGAAGGCCAGAGCGGCTATATTAAATTTATATTTGATTTCGATGAGGATGAAAAAAAACCGCTGGAGCTGGATGACGGCAGAGTAAACTATAAAGAAGTTGTATCCCTTCATAATGTTAGAAAAGGACAGCTTATCGGGCAGCGTTTTCTGGCAACGGAAGGCACACCGGGAAGAGCGGTTACAGGCGAAACCCTTTTTACTAAAGCGGGGAAAGAAGCTAGATTTAAATTAGGCAAGAATGTGGTAACGGACGCTGAACAAATGGGCCTTTATTCTACTATTGATGGTATGGTGGTAAGAACAGATCGTGACAAAATTAATGTGTTTCCTGTCTATGAAGTGAATGGAAATGTTGATTATAATATTGGGAATATTGATTTTATCGGGACAGTGGTTATTCGAGGAAATGTCCTTCCTGGTTTTAAAATCCGTGCAGCTGGGGATATTCGTGTCACTGGTGGTGTGGAAGCGGCAGAACTGGAAGCCGAAGGTTCTATTGAAATTAGTGCAGGCATTGTAGGGCAGAATAAAGCACATGTCAAAGCAGGGAAGAATGTAAAAAGTTCCTTCATTCAGGATGCAATTGTTGAAGTCTCTGGAGAACTAACGGTTTCTCAGAGTATCATGCATTCAACGATTAGAGCAGGCAAGGCTGTAAATTGTAATGGTTCCAAAGGACTCATTGTTGGAGGCACCATACAAGCCGGGGAGCGTGTTACTGCGAGGACGATAGGGAATTCGATGTCAACGGCTACTGTTGTTGAAGTTGGTGTTCTACCTGAGCTTCGTAATGAAATGATTGATCTACGCAACCAATTAAAAGTGTATATGGAAAATATGGATAAAACGGATAAAGCGCTTACCTTATTAAATCAATTAGCAGCAGCAGGTCAACTAAGCACGGATAAAGTGGCCATGCGAATCAAGTTGACTCATACGAAAAAACAAGCTTTAGAAGAGCAAAATACCATTAAAGAGCGTATTTTTGAGATTGAGAAATCGTTAGAGGACTCCGAAAAAGCGAAGGTAGAAGTATTGTCTACCATTTATGGAGGAACGAAGATTGTCATTGGCCGGTATACGAAATTTGTCAAAGATCCAACAAACCGTATGACGTTCCGTTTAAGTGAAGGCGATATTTCCATGAGTGCCTATGTGTGA
- a CDS encoding FliA/WhiG family RNA polymerase sigma factor — MIEQKQSQLVNIELWKQWKEQGWVPAKQSLIESYLPLVDYVSGRMAIGLPKSVSREDLSSFGVMGLIDAVEKFDYSRGLQFETYASWRIRGSIIDGLRQGDWVPRSVREKAKKVEDAYQKLEQQYLRSVTDAEISNYLQISEQDFQQMLQDISITTVCSIDDPIREEDSETRLSLLVDEKAKNPEFQVNEFYLKESLAKAIERLTEKERTVVSLFYFEELSLSEIAEVMCLSPSRISQLHSKAILRLKGVLGRFKTQLFQDT, encoded by the coding sequence ATGATCGAACAAAAGCAATCACAGCTAGTCAATATCGAGTTATGGAAGCAATGGAAGGAGCAGGGCTGGGTTCCCGCTAAGCAGTCGCTTATCGAGAGCTACTTGCCCTTAGTTGATTATGTTTCCGGACGTATGGCAATAGGACTTCCCAAAAGTGTTTCGAGAGAGGATCTATCGAGCTTTGGTGTGATGGGCCTTATCGATGCTGTGGAGAAATTTGACTATTCACGCGGACTACAATTCGAAACCTATGCTTCTTGGAGAATTCGTGGTTCTATTATTGATGGACTTCGGCAAGGGGATTGGGTACCTCGTTCTGTGAGAGAAAAGGCTAAGAAGGTCGAAGATGCTTACCAGAAGCTAGAGCAGCAGTATCTACGTTCCGTTACGGATGCTGAGATCAGCAATTATTTGCAAATTAGTGAGCAAGATTTTCAGCAAATGCTTCAGGATATTTCGATTACAACTGTTTGTTCGATCGATGATCCCATCCGAGAGGAAGATTCGGAAACACGCCTTTCATTACTTGTTGACGAAAAGGCTAAGAACCCTGAGTTTCAAGTGAATGAGTTTTATTTGAAGGAATCTTTGGCGAAGGCTATTGAAAGATTAACGGAGAAAGAGAGAACGGTTGTCTCGTTATTCTATTTCGAAGAGCTGTCCTTAAGCGAAATTGCTGAGGTAATGTGCTTGTCTCCTTCTCGTATTTCACAATTACATTCGAAAGCAATTCTTCGGCTTAAAGGCGTACTAGGTCGATTTAAGACGCAATTATTTCAAGATACATAG
- a CDS encoding chemotaxis protein CheD, which translates to MTLDNLVKVGMADLNVAHQTGVLKTTGLGSCVGVTLYDSRVKVAGMAHVMLPSSEIAREGSLNLAKYADTAIPELISRMEKLGATVNRLEAKLAGGAQMFAFAGNNDTMRIGPRNVESCKEMLNKYKIPIRAEDTGANYGRTIEFHSETGILVIRSVQLGVKEI; encoded by the coding sequence ATGACGTTAGATAATTTAGTTAAAGTAGGAATGGCTGACCTGAATGTTGCTCACCAGACAGGTGTATTGAAGACAACAGGGCTGGGTTCGTGTGTGGGTGTCACCTTATATGATAGCCGCGTAAAAGTGGCAGGTATGGCTCATGTGATGCTGCCTTCGTCCGAGATAGCTCGTGAAGGCTCGCTGAACCTTGCTAAATACGCGGATACGGCTATTCCTGAGTTAATATCCAGAATGGAAAAGCTCGGAGCTACTGTAAATAGGCTTGAAGCTAAGCTTGCAGGCGGTGCTCAAATGTTTGCATTTGCTGGAAATAATGATACGATGAGAATTGGTCCAAGAAATGTAGAATCTTGTAAGGAAATGTTGAATAAATACAAAATTCCGATTCGTGCTGAGGATACCGGGGCTAATTACGGTCGAACGATAGAATTCCATAGTGAAACCGGCATCCTGGTTATTCGAAGTGTCCAATTAGGAGTAAAGGAAATTTGA
- a CDS encoding chemotaxis protein CheC: MDVLKEVGNIGAGHAATALSTLLDKPIDMLVPKVRMLPFEEICESVGGAETVVLAIFLRVDGDAPGNMFFILDLDAAKNMLRELIGLHIEDQEEYSELELSALNEIGNILAGSYLSSLADFTNLNMQPTVPALAIDMAGAILSYGLLQFGQMGDQALLIDTKFMEGENEVQGHFFLIPDPESFGKIFSALGVESP; the protein is encoded by the coding sequence ATGGATGTTCTCAAAGAAGTAGGTAACATAGGTGCGGGGCATGCAGCTACTGCCTTATCTACTTTGCTGGATAAGCCAATAGATATGCTTGTACCAAAGGTTAGAATGCTTCCTTTCGAAGAAATCTGCGAAAGTGTTGGCGGAGCAGAAACGGTTGTTCTTGCAATCTTCTTACGTGTTGATGGAGATGCGCCAGGGAATATGTTTTTTATCCTAGATTTAGATGCCGCCAAAAACATGTTAAGAGAATTGATTGGGTTACATATCGAAGATCAAGAAGAGTATTCAGAGCTGGAATTATCGGCTTTGAATGAAATCGGGAATATTCTTGCCGGTTCTTATTTATCCTCTCTTGCTGATTTCACGAATTTGAATATGCAGCCTACTGTCCCTGCGTTAGCAATTGACATGGCTGGTGCCATTTTAAGCTATGGTTTATTGCAATTTGGTCAAATGGGAGATCAAGCGCTTCTCATTGATACCAAATTTATGGAAGGGGAAAATGAAGTACAAGGGCATTTCTTCTTAATTCCTGATCCGGAATCGTTTGGCAAAATATTTTCGGCATTAGGGGTAGAGTCTCCATGA
- a CDS encoding chemotaxis protein CheW, with product MGEEKKVIVFALGTEEYGVEVEKVRTIERMQPMTRVPKAPAFIKGVINLRGVVIPIIDLRSRFGLEELVNSDATRIIIVSAGDFEVGLIVDSANDVIDLDTDNIDNPPEIVGGIKAKYLDGIARVGEQRLLVLLNLEQVLDRNEIQQLERVEE from the coding sequence ATGGGAGAAGAGAAAAAGGTAATCGTCTTCGCACTTGGAACGGAAGAGTACGGTGTGGAAGTTGAGAAAGTTAGAACGATCGAAAGAATGCAGCCAATGACGCGCGTACCTAAAGCGCCGGCCTTTATTAAAGGCGTTATTAATCTTCGTGGTGTTGTTATTCCAATTATTGATCTTCGCTCAAGATTCGGACTTGAAGAGCTAGTTAATTCAGATGCTACTCGTATCATCATCGTATCTGCCGGTGACTTTGAAGTTGGCCTTATCGTAGATTCTGCGAATGATGTTATCGATCTGGACACAGACAATATTGATAATCCACCGGAAATCGTGGGCGGTATCAAAGCCAAGTATTTGGATGGTATCGCACGCGTTGGCGAACAAAGATTGCTAGTTCTGCTGAATTTAGAGCAAGTATTGGATCGCAATGAAATTCAACAGCTAGAAAGAGTAGAGGAATAA
- a CDS encoding chemotaxis protein CheA, whose protein sequence is MELSQYLSMFIDESKEHLQSLNENLLNLESNPQDISIVHNIFRSAHTLKGMSATMGFEDIAALTHEMENVLDLVRNSKIEMNPFIFDCIFKSLDSLESMVEDIIQGGTGKADVSPIVVALRSIVTGDYKTAQAPAVTAAKEPAKGIEVDEFQFSILQQSIDSGFLVFYIEVSVNENCVLKAARAYMVFDALERMGEIVKATPSVQEIEQEKFDRSFSLYFISMVDQATLEKEILNVSEIQSAVIITVDSESLAELSRPRTEVEAARQEIAAAVAEAITPVVSVEAIHNVEPVATAVKLVAGGAPVASRTIRVDIERLDALMNLFSELLIDRVRLEQLASEVKRNDLTETVEHMSRVSSDLQNIVLKLRMVPVDSVFNRFPRMIRDLAKSLDKKVDLVITGAETELDRTVIDEIGDPLVHLLRNAVDHGIESISDRLAAGKSEQGTIQLRAFHSGNHVFIEIEEDGRGIYREKVLKTALKNGLVTAEQAAKLSDLEVYNLLFASGFSTAEKISDISGRGVGLDVVKTKIQMLGGHVQVDSKPGFGSKFSVQLPLTLSIISAMLVRLGSEKYAIPLSSIVETSAIQKQQIRNIHGNKMVEYRNTVIPLVSLSTLFNVPDFNEDLEEETEIVVVRKGDKQVALMVDEFIGQQEIVLKTLGKYLSGLFAISGATILGDGQVALIIDPNALIK, encoded by the coding sequence TTGGAACTTAGTCAATATTTATCCATGTTTATCGATGAATCGAAAGAGCATTTGCAATCTTTGAATGAGAACTTACTTAATTTAGAAAGCAATCCCCAGGATATTAGTATTGTTCATAACATTTTCCGCTCTGCTCATACGTTGAAAGGGATGTCCGCAACAATGGGCTTCGAGGATATCGCTGCTCTTACGCACGAGATGGAAAATGTGTTGGACTTGGTACGTAACAGTAAAATTGAAATGAACCCATTCATTTTTGACTGCATTTTCAAAAGTCTTGATTCATTGGAATCCATGGTTGAAGATATTATTCAAGGTGGTACTGGGAAAGCAGATGTTTCACCAATCGTCGTTGCTCTTCGTTCCATCGTGACAGGTGACTATAAAACCGCACAAGCTCCGGCTGTGACAGCTGCGAAGGAACCAGCAAAAGGTATCGAAGTTGATGAGTTTCAATTCTCTATTCTTCAACAATCGATTGACTCGGGATTCCTTGTATTCTATATCGAAGTAAGTGTTAATGAAAATTGTGTACTTAAGGCAGCAAGGGCATATATGGTGTTCGATGCACTGGAAAGAATGGGCGAAATCGTGAAAGCGACGCCATCCGTACAAGAAATCGAACAAGAGAAATTTGATCGTTCCTTCTCACTTTATTTCATTTCTATGGTTGATCAAGCAACATTAGAGAAAGAAATTTTGAACGTTTCCGAAATCCAATCTGCCGTCATTATCACAGTTGATTCCGAATCGCTTGCCGAATTATCCCGTCCAAGAACTGAAGTTGAGGCGGCAAGACAAGAAATAGCTGCAGCGGTTGCAGAAGCGATCACACCTGTTGTATCTGTTGAAGCCATACATAATGTTGAGCCAGTTGCGACTGCAGTTAAACTAGTTGCAGGTGGGGCACCTGTTGCAAGTCGTACAATTCGTGTTGATATTGAACGCTTAGACGCACTCATGAATCTGTTCAGCGAACTATTAATTGATCGAGTACGTTTAGAACAACTTGCTAGCGAGGTTAAACGTAATGATCTGACTGAAACCGTTGAACATATGTCTAGGGTCAGCAGTGATTTGCAAAATATAGTATTGAAGCTCCGCATGGTTCCTGTTGATTCTGTATTCAATCGCTTCCCACGGATGATAAGGGACTTGGCTAAATCGCTAGATAAGAAAGTAGATTTGGTCATTACAGGTGCTGAAACGGAATTAGATAGGACCGTTATTGATGAAATCGGTGACCCCCTTGTACATTTACTGCGTAATGCCGTAGATCATGGTATTGAGTCTATCAGCGATCGATTGGCAGCTGGTAAAAGTGAGCAAGGTACCATTCAGTTGCGTGCTTTCCATAGTGGGAATCATGTCTTTATAGAAATTGAAGAAGATGGTAGAGGGATTTATAGAGAAAAAGTATTGAAGACTGCACTCAAGAATGGCCTTGTAACAGCAGAACAAGCAGCGAAGTTAAGTGATTTGGAAGTATACAACTTGTTGTTCGCATCTGGTTTTAGTACGGCCGAGAAAATTTCTGATATTTCTGGACGTGGCGTTGGTCTTGACGTTGTGAAAACGAAGATTCAGATGTTGGGTGGGCATGTTCAAGTTGATTCCAAACCAGGTTTTGGAAGTAAGTTCTCTGTTCAATTACCACTGACGTTGTCCATTATTTCTGCCATGCTTGTGCGTCTTGGCAGCGAAAAATATGCGATACCGTTATCATCCATTGTTGAAACTTCAGCTATTCAGAAGCAACAGATTCGAAACATTCACGGTAACAAAATGGTGGAGTATCGTAATACGGTTATTCCTCTTGTATCTCTCAGTACATTGTTTAATGTACCTGATTTTAATGAGGATCTTGAGGAAGAGACTGAGATTGTTGTTGTACGTAAAGGGGACAAACAAGTTGCCTTGATGGTAGACGAATTTATTGGTCAGCAAGAAATCGTTCTCAAAACATTAGGTAAATATTTATCCGGACTATTTGCAATATCTGGTGCAACGATTCTAGGGGATGGACAAGTCGCATTGATCATTGATCCGAATGCATTGATTAAATAA
- a CDS encoding chemotaxis response regulator protein-glutamate methylesterase produces the protein MAPYNILVVDDSVFMRKIISDLISDNPQYKVIGTAKNGQEAIEQVKLLRPDAVTMDVEMPIMNGLDALQRIMAEQPTPVIMLSSLTQEGAFETIKALEWGAVDFIRKPSGSISLDLYKVKQLLHEKLHMAVRTKLRPVQQQPVSPQVIQPLISKGNDSLMKAPDTKLAAKPVSTHFDHLVAIGTSTGGPRALHQVISHIPAGFPAPILIVQHMPPNFTKSLAQRLNDVSQIQVVEAAEGDVLQTATAYVAPGGWHMVIYKDTDKTYKIRLTKEDPRSGHRPSVDVMFESLLGMSELKRHIVLMTGMGSDGAKGMLSLKQSGVSTTIAECEETCVVYGMPRAAVEIQAAMHVLPQQDIAIRLAQCVLN, from the coding sequence TTGGCACCATATAACATTCTTGTCGTAGATGACTCCGTCTTTATGCGAAAAATTATAAGCGATTTGATCTCAGATAACCCTCAGTACAAAGTAATAGGAACAGCAAAAAATGGTCAAGAAGCTATTGAACAAGTGAAGCTTTTACGCCCCGATGCCGTTACGATGGATGTGGAAATGCCAATAATGAACGGTTTGGATGCTTTACAACGAATCATGGCAGAACAACCAACGCCCGTCATTATGTTAAGTTCCTTAACCCAGGAGGGTGCTTTTGAAACGATTAAAGCGCTCGAGTGGGGCGCTGTCGACTTTATTCGAAAGCCGTCAGGCTCCATATCCCTTGACCTGTATAAAGTTAAACAACTTCTTCATGAGAAGCTGCATATGGCAGTTCGAACGAAGTTAAGGCCGGTACAGCAGCAGCCTGTGTCTCCGCAGGTTATACAACCGTTAATATCCAAAGGTAATGACAGTTTGATGAAAGCACCGGATACTAAACTTGCTGCTAAGCCTGTTTCAACGCATTTCGATCATCTAGTAGCCATAGGTACTTCAACAGGAGGACCTCGCGCCTTACATCAGGTGATCTCTCATATTCCTGCAGGTTTTCCTGCGCCGATCTTAATTGTTCAACATATGCCACCTAATTTCACCAAATCATTAGCCCAACGTCTGAATGACGTTTCTCAGATACAGGTTGTCGAGGCTGCGGAAGGGGATGTGCTACAAACGGCAACAGCTTATGTAGCTCCGGGAGGATGGCATATGGTCATCTACAAAGATACTGACAAAACGTACAAAATTAGATTGACCAAAGAAGATCCTCGTTCTGGCCACCGGCCCTCGGTGGATGTCATGTTTGAGTCCTTGCTTGGTATGAGTGAGTTGAAGCGGCACATCGTCCTGATGACCGGTATGGGCAGCGATGGAGCTAAAGGCATGCTCTCATTAAAGCAATCTGGCGTATCAACAACCATTGCCGAGTGCGAAGAAACCTGTGTCGTATACGGGATGCCTAGAGCTGCTGTAGAGATCCAAGCTGCGATGCATGTTTTGCCACAGCAGGATATAGCCATTCGATTAGCTCAATGCGTACTTAATTAA